In Streptomyces sp. RFCAC02, the following proteins share a genomic window:
- a CDS encoding ABC transporter permease, with protein MTGYLIKRVPTALLTLLLASFAVFLILRLIPGDAATALAGPDAGPETVAAIRDRLGLGEPLATQYASWLGDLLRGDLGPSYAIGGDVAELIGNGFGATIELALGALLLVVGLGLVLGVAGATARRRPVRAAVRALTTGALAVPPFVTGVLLVLVFAVTLRWLPSGGRLSVLEAPDLGVQFLLLPSLCLALPSAAVLARYLKDGLERALAEDYVRTAVALGVPRRRILWRHALPNALPNAVTVLGMQIGHLLGGAILVEAVFAWPGLGQLAQQGVVVRDYPVVQALLLLLVAIFVAVQLLTDIAYAWLDPRIRWE; from the coding sequence ATGACCGGTTATCTCATCAAACGTGTCCCCACCGCCCTCCTCACCCTGCTGCTCGCCTCCTTCGCCGTCTTCCTCATCCTGCGCCTGATACCGGGCGACGCGGCCACCGCGCTGGCGGGACCCGACGCGGGGCCCGAGACGGTCGCCGCGATCCGTGACCGCCTCGGCCTCGGCGAGCCGCTGGCCACGCAGTACGCGTCCTGGCTCGGCGACCTGCTGCGCGGCGACCTCGGCCCCTCCTACGCCATCGGCGGCGACGTCGCCGAACTCATCGGCAACGGCTTCGGCGCCACCATCGAACTCGCCCTCGGGGCGCTGCTCCTCGTGGTCGGGCTCGGGCTCGTCCTCGGTGTGGCAGGTGCCACCGCCCGCCGCCGTCCGGTCCGCGCCGCCGTCCGCGCTCTGACCACCGGCGCCCTGGCCGTGCCGCCGTTCGTCACGGGCGTGCTGCTGGTCCTCGTGTTCGCCGTGACGCTGCGGTGGCTGCCCTCCGGGGGCCGCCTCTCCGTCCTGGAGGCCCCGGACCTCGGGGTGCAGTTCCTCCTGCTGCCGTCCCTGTGCCTGGCTCTGCCGAGCGCCGCCGTCCTCGCCCGCTATCTGAAGGACGGGCTGGAGCGCGCCCTCGCCGAGGACTACGTGCGCACCGCCGTCGCGCTGGGCGTCCCGCGCCGCCGCATCCTGTGGCGGCACGCGCTGCCGAACGCCCTGCCGAACGCCGTCACCGTGCTCGGCATGCAGATCGGGCACCTCCTCGGCGGCGCGATCCTGGTCGAGGCCGTGTTCGCCTGGCCGGGCCTCGGCCAGCTCGCCCAGCAGGGCGTCGTCGTGCGGGACTACCCCGTCGTCCAGGCACTCCTGCTCCTGCTGGTGGCGATCTTCGTCGCCGTCCAGCTCCTCACCGACATCGCCTACGCCTGGCTCGACCCCCGGATCAGGTGGGAGTGA
- a CDS encoding ABC transporter substrate-binding protein, translated as MHPSTSAVPHGPTRRRLLRALGAGSALLAVGACRSAARMNESSSAAGGPRRGGVLTVAHGVDFTPGLLFTQASMNLLHRLVFNTLTRYDDDLVPQPELAESWEVSEDGRTVRLLLRQDVTYHDGRPFTADDVIFAVQNLQNPERSAQLRSTAEAVTGFDRRGDHELVLTLDHPVSNLFDLFEFMIIADRETVEQAVTGEHLNGTGPFRLTDRRPGSGLTLARNDAYWLRGRPYLDGVEIRIIAQADSLMASLRTGQSHLSLGLSGRDVRTLTSDPQFTVTSYDIGSGAAYVGANVAVAPTDDRTVRQAIAWAVDRDRIVDQALGGYGLASSAPWPRSSPAFSEAGRTHYGHDPERARDLLRSAGARGLHVPLGYSATPGDQVIAEMVQYDLQQVGIDVELQPYDPANAQRRLISQDMPALWTMNHGFAQVTPSTLAVSAYPFNEAHNTSRFSSDAYTEAVQEAWRRTDPRDDEALALYRRISDTLLEEAFIIDLVVRAQLQVARADVRDVTVNKFGYLTLDNAYLA; from the coding sequence ATGCACCCTTCGACATCCGCCGTCCCCCACGGGCCGACCAGGCGCCGGCTGCTGCGCGCCCTGGGCGCCGGCTCCGCGCTGCTCGCGGTCGGCGCCTGCCGGTCGGCGGCCCGCATGAACGAGAGTTCGTCCGCCGCCGGCGGCCCGCGCCGCGGCGGTGTCCTCACCGTCGCGCACGGCGTGGACTTCACCCCGGGGCTACTGTTCACCCAGGCGTCGATGAATCTCCTGCACCGTCTGGTCTTCAACACGCTCACGCGCTACGACGACGACCTCGTCCCGCAGCCCGAGCTGGCCGAGTCGTGGGAGGTGTCGGAGGACGGCAGGACCGTACGGCTGCTGCTGCGCCAGGACGTCACGTACCACGACGGCCGGCCCTTCACGGCCGATGATGTGATCTTCGCCGTGCAGAACCTCCAGAACCCGGAGCGTTCCGCCCAGTTGCGGTCCACCGCGGAGGCCGTCACCGGCTTCGACCGGCGCGGTGACCATGAGCTGGTCCTCACGCTCGACCATCCGGTGAGCAACCTGTTCGACCTCTTCGAGTTCATGATCATCGCCGACCGGGAGACCGTCGAGCAGGCCGTCACGGGAGAACACCTGAACGGCACCGGGCCGTTCCGGCTCACCGACCGGCGCCCCGGCTCCGGACTCACCCTGGCGCGCAACGACGCGTACTGGCTGCGCGGGCGGCCGTACCTCGACGGTGTCGAGATACGGATCATCGCCCAGGCCGACTCCCTCATGGCGTCGCTGCGGACGGGGCAGTCGCACCTGTCCCTCGGGCTCTCGGGCCGCGACGTGCGGACGCTGACGAGCGATCCGCAGTTCACCGTCACCAGCTACGACATCGGCTCGGGAGCGGCCTACGTCGGCGCCAACGTCGCGGTCGCGCCGACCGACGACCGCACCGTCCGCCAGGCCATCGCCTGGGCCGTGGACCGGGACCGCATCGTCGACCAGGCCCTCGGCGGCTACGGACTGGCGAGCTCCGCGCCGTGGCCGCGCTCCTCCCCCGCCTTCAGTGAGGCCGGCCGCACCCACTACGGCCACGACCCCGAGCGCGCCCGCGACCTGCTGCGCTCCGCCGGGGCGCGCGGCCTCCACGTGCCGCTCGGATACTCCGCGACGCCCGGTGACCAGGTCATCGCGGAAATGGTGCAGTACGACCTCCAGCAGGTCGGCATCGACGTCGAACTCCAGCCCTACGACCCGGCCAACGCGCAGCGCCGCCTCATCTCCCAGGACATGCCTGCCCTGTGGACCATGAACCACGGGTTCGCGCAGGTCACCCCCTCCACGCTCGCCGTCAGCGCCTACCCCTTCAACGAGGCGCACAACACCTCGCGGTTCAGCTCCGACGCGTACACGGAGGCCGTCCAGGAAGCGTGGCGGCGCACCGATCCGCGTGATGACGAGGCGCTCGCCCTCTACCGGCGGATCTCGGACACGCTGCTGGAGGAGGCGTTCATCATCGACCTGGTCGTGCGCGCGCAGCTCCAGGTGGCCCGGGCGGACGTCCGGGACGTGACCGTGAACAAGTTCGGCTACCTCACCCTCGACAACGCCTATCTGGCATGA
- a CDS encoding ROK family protein, with translation MSRPGDGRRDANAAAVLRAALDHGPVARGAIARLSGLSPAAVSRQFVGLARLGLVRERPELSVAGAVGRPQVPVDIDTDGPLVGGLHLGVSAATYCLLDLRGGVVARGTTVFTGLSGDAALGPALDVLPGFLERHAAGRPVLGFGAIVGGWVDPGAGTVVRHEALGMCGTPLRAPLERALGLPVHVDNHARAIALSEILFGRPAARRSVAHLFIGNVVDAAFGIAGVVHHGPRSAAGDVAHLPIGVRGERCHCGRAGCLHAVASDTALAARAVRDGVVPEPDVRLLVDAAAAGDGRADRLLRDRARMVGRAAALLTDVLNPDVVIVTEISSLLNPEYHAVMAEELAARSHICDDPSRLVPPHAGPAVLPVAGGTPALAALYRDPLRAGAERSDLTLRQVGAC, from the coding sequence ATGTCCCGGCCGGGCGACGGACGCCGCGATGCCAATGCCGCCGCCGTGCTGCGGGCGGCCCTCGACCACGGGCCGGTCGCACGTGGCGCGATCGCCCGCCTGTCCGGGCTGAGTCCGGCCGCCGTGTCCCGGCAGTTCGTGGGGCTCGCGCGGCTGGGGCTGGTCCGTGAGCGTCCGGAGCTGTCGGTCGCCGGCGCGGTGGGGCGTCCGCAGGTGCCCGTCGACATCGACACGGACGGTCCCCTCGTCGGAGGGCTGCACCTCGGTGTCAGCGCGGCGACGTACTGCCTGCTGGACCTGCGGGGCGGTGTGGTGGCACGGGGCACCACCGTGTTCACCGGTCTTTCGGGGGACGCGGCGCTCGGGCCGGCCCTCGATGTGCTGCCGGGATTCCTGGAACGGCACGCGGCGGGACGTCCGGTGCTCGGTTTCGGGGCGATCGTCGGCGGCTGGGTGGACCCGGGGGCGGGGACGGTGGTGCGGCACGAGGCGCTCGGCATGTGCGGGACTCCGCTGCGGGCACCGTTGGAGCGCGCCCTGGGCCTGCCGGTGCATGTGGACAACCACGCGCGGGCCATCGCCCTTTCGGAGATCCTCTTCGGCCGCCCTGCCGCGCGGCGCAGCGTGGCGCACCTGTTCATCGGCAATGTGGTGGACGCGGCGTTCGGCATAGCCGGTGTGGTGCACCACGGGCCGCGGTCCGCCGCCGGGGACGTGGCGCATCTGCCGATCGGTGTCCGGGGCGAGCGCTGTCACTGCGGCCGGGCCGGCTGTCTGCACGCGGTCGCCTCCGACACGGCGCTGGCCGCACGGGCGGTGCGGGACGGTGTCGTCCCGGAGCCGGACGTGCGGCTGCTGGTGGACGCGGCGGCCGCGGGGGACGGACGTGCCGACCGGCTGCTGCGGGACCGTGCGCGGATGGTCGGGCGGGCCGCCGCGCTGCTGACCGATGTGCTCAACCCGGACGTGGTCATCGTCACGGAGATCTCCAGCCTGCTCAATCCGGAGTACCACGCGGTGATGGCGGAGGAGTTGGCGGCCCGTTCGCACATCTGCGACGACCCGTCGCGGCTGGTGCCGCCGCACGCCGGGCCGGCCGTCCTGCCGGTCGCGGGCGGTACGCCGGCGCTGGCGGCGCTGTACCGGGATCCGCTGCGTGCGGGGGCGGAGCGGTCTGACCTAACGCTCCGTCAGGTGGGCGCGTGTTGA
- a CDS encoding TauD/TfdA family dioxygenase — protein sequence MTTAPETTATATGHDDSTPITVTRLNGRIGAVISGARLGGDLPAATVAAVRAAVLAHKVVFFRDQHHLDEESHEAFGRLLGAPVAHPTVPSADGRYALPIDSDFGGRANQWHTDVTFVPAYPAFSILRAVTIPPYGGNTLWSNTAAAYADLAEPLRTLADSLRAVHSNAYDYVAAHPEADGEQLRRYREIFTAVRFRTEHPVVRVHPETGERVLLLGNFVQHITGLPSKDSRLLIDLFQAHVERPENTVRWQWREGDVALWDNRATQHYGVDDSDDHRRSLRRVTIDGDVPVGPDGRPSELLVPEEVPAPAFGPASGAAGKDTTAP from the coding sequence ATGACCACCGCACCCGAGACCACCGCCACCGCGACCGGACACGACGACAGCACCCCGATCACCGTGACCCGCCTCAACGGCCGCATAGGAGCCGTCATCTCCGGCGCCCGCCTCGGCGGCGACCTGCCGGCCGCGACCGTCGCCGCCGTCCGCGCGGCAGTCCTCGCCCACAAGGTCGTCTTCTTCCGCGACCAGCACCACCTCGACGAGGAGAGCCACGAGGCGTTCGGCCGCCTCCTCGGCGCCCCGGTCGCCCACCCCACCGTCCCCTCGGCCGACGGCCGGTACGCCCTGCCGATCGACTCCGACTTCGGCGGCCGCGCCAACCAGTGGCACACGGACGTCACCTTCGTCCCCGCCTACCCCGCCTTCTCCATCCTCCGCGCCGTCACCATCCCGCCCTACGGCGGCAACACCCTGTGGTCCAACACCGCCGCCGCGTACGCCGACCTCGCCGAGCCACTGCGCACCCTCGCGGACAGCCTCCGCGCCGTGCACTCCAACGCCTACGACTACGTCGCCGCCCACCCCGAGGCCGACGGCGAACAACTCCGCCGCTACCGCGAGATCTTCACCGCGGTCCGCTTCCGCACCGAGCACCCGGTGGTGCGCGTCCACCCCGAGACCGGCGAACGCGTCCTGCTCCTCGGCAACTTCGTCCAGCACATCACCGGCCTGCCCAGCAAGGACTCCCGCCTCCTCATCGACCTGTTCCAGGCCCACGTCGAGCGCCCGGAGAACACCGTCCGCTGGCAGTGGCGCGAGGGCGACGTCGCCCTGTGGGACAACCGCGCCACCCAGCACTACGGCGTCGACGACTCCGACGACCACCGCCGCTCGCTGCGCCGTGTGACCATCGACGGCGACGTGCCCGTCGGCCCCGACGGCCGCCCCAGCGAGCTGCTGGTCCCCGAGGAAGTCCCCGCCCCCGCCTTCGGCCCGGCCTCCGGGGCCGCCGGGAAGGACACGACCGCACCGTGA
- a CDS encoding sulfatase-like hydrolase/transferase produces the protein MSTEPHRPPNVIVVLTDQQRWDTTGVAGNPAGVTPEFDRIARTGTWAGTAVTPNPVCAPARAALQTGRFPTAAGVHRNGLPLPQDVPTLAGAFAAAGWTTGYLGKWHLAGAPAGAGPVPPDRRAGYRHWLAAELLEFTSDAYRTVLYDEDQRPVRLPGYRSDALVDAAIRFVADHHDQPFLLFLSLLEPHHQNATDDYPAPHGYRERYEGTWLPPDLAALGPGAPGGGAHRHIGGYLGQLKRVDEGVGRLRDALHSLGIEDRTILAWTADHGSHFRTRNDEYKRSAHDASVRVPLALTGPGFTGGGLIRRPVSTVDLVPTLLEAAGLPVPAGVQGRSFLPLVGGGADPGRPDGVLVQISESHVGRALRTGRWKYAVAAPDADAWNDPAADRYVETELYDLAADPYELDNLAGLTSHRSVADGLRAQLLAWLERAGERPPEILPAPPRTLPQRRPDPEARDLPWDGLPFGHRRGDGGNPP, from the coding sequence GTGAGCACCGAGCCGCACCGGCCACCGAACGTCATCGTCGTCCTCACCGACCAGCAGCGCTGGGACACCACCGGCGTGGCGGGCAACCCCGCGGGCGTCACACCCGAGTTCGACCGGATCGCCCGCACGGGCACCTGGGCAGGGACGGCCGTCACGCCGAACCCGGTGTGCGCCCCCGCACGCGCCGCGCTCCAGACCGGCCGGTTCCCCACCGCGGCCGGCGTCCACCGCAACGGACTGCCCCTCCCGCAGGACGTACCGACCCTGGCCGGCGCCTTCGCCGCCGCCGGCTGGACGACGGGCTACCTCGGCAAGTGGCACCTCGCGGGAGCGCCGGCCGGCGCAGGACCCGTCCCGCCCGACCGGCGCGCCGGGTACCGCCACTGGCTCGCCGCCGAACTGCTGGAGTTCACCTCCGACGCCTACCGGACGGTGCTGTACGACGAGGACCAGCGGCCGGTGCGGCTCCCCGGATACCGCTCCGACGCCCTGGTCGACGCCGCGATCCGCTTCGTGGCCGACCACCACGACCAGCCGTTCCTCCTGTTCCTGTCCCTGCTCGAACCCCACCACCAGAACGCCACCGACGACTACCCCGCCCCCCACGGATACCGCGAGCGCTACGAGGGAACCTGGCTGCCGCCGGACCTCGCGGCCCTCGGCCCCGGCGCGCCGGGCGGCGGCGCCCACCGTCACATCGGCGGCTACCTCGGCCAGCTCAAACGCGTCGACGAGGGCGTGGGCCGGCTCCGCGACGCGCTGCACAGCCTCGGCATCGAGGACCGCACCATCCTCGCCTGGACCGCCGACCACGGCTCCCACTTCCGCACCCGCAACGACGAGTACAAACGCTCGGCGCACGACGCGTCGGTCCGCGTCCCGCTCGCACTGACCGGCCCCGGCTTCACCGGCGGCGGCCTGATCCGCCGGCCCGTCAGCACCGTCGACCTCGTGCCGACCCTGCTGGAGGCGGCCGGGCTGCCGGTGCCCGCCGGCGTGCAGGGACGCTCGTTCCTGCCGCTGGTGGGCGGAGGTGCCGACCCCGGGCGGCCGGACGGCGTCCTCGTCCAGATCAGCGAATCGCACGTCGGCCGCGCCCTGCGCACCGGCCGCTGGAAGTACGCCGTGGCCGCCCCGGACGCGGACGCCTGGAACGACCCGGCCGCCGACCGGTACGTGGAGACCGAGCTGTACGACCTGGCAGCCGACCCCTACGAGCTGGACAACCTGGCGGGCCTCACCTCCCACCGATCCGTGGCCGACGGCCTGCGCGCCCAGTTGCTCGCCTGGCTCGAACGCGCGGGGGAGCGGCCCCCCGAGATCCTGCCGGCCCCGCCACGGACCCTGCCGCAGCGGCGCCCCGACCCCGAGGCGCGCGACCTGCCCTGGGACGGACTCCCGTTCGGCCACCGGCGCGGCGACGGGGGGAACCCGCCCTGA
- a CDS encoding HAD-IA family hydrolase — MRYRGLILDFAGVLATGIGESVRGWCLREGLAADAWSHALERDPAGRELYLALEAGRLSQEEWNATTARALGVDRSENLMGRAWAGIRRAEDVVALAVAAREAGMRVAMLSNSFGVEPYDPYGHLGVWDLFDVAVISEREGLAKPDPEIYRRTLERMGLRGDQCVFVDDQEVNLPPAAALGITTVHAAAGTDLCARLGELLALAPPSRPEGAVA; from the coding sequence GTGCGCTACAGGGGGCTCATTCTCGATTTCGCGGGTGTGCTGGCGACGGGGATCGGGGAGTCGGTCCGCGGTTGGTGTCTGCGCGAGGGGCTGGCCGCCGACGCGTGGAGCCACGCGCTGGAGCGTGACCCGGCGGGGCGGGAGCTGTATCTGGCGCTGGAGGCCGGGCGTCTGTCGCAGGAGGAGTGGAACGCGACCACCGCGCGGGCGCTGGGGGTGGACCGGTCGGAGAACCTCATGGGGCGGGCCTGGGCCGGTATCCGGCGGGCGGAGGACGTGGTGGCGCTGGCCGTCGCCGCCCGGGAGGCCGGGATGCGGGTGGCGATGCTGTCCAACTCCTTCGGCGTCGAGCCCTACGACCCGTACGGGCACCTCGGGGTGTGGGACCTGTTCGACGTGGCCGTGATCTCCGAACGGGAGGGGCTCGCCAAGCCCGATCCGGAGATCTACCGGCGCACGCTGGAGCGGATGGGTCTGCGGGGTGATCAGTGCGTGTTCGTGGACGACCAGGAGGTCAATCTGCCGCCCGCCGCGGCGCTGGGCATCACGACCGTGCACGCCGCGGCCGGGACGGATCTGTGCGCCCGTCTCGGTGAGCTGCTGGCCCTGGCACCGCCCTCCCGTCCGGAGGGGGCGGTGGCCTGA
- a CDS encoding TetR/AcrR family transcriptional regulator has protein sequence MSGSPPRRGSALAADRAEPRAVRTRERVVRALFDALAAAPLEELTVARLCRDAGVHRVTFYGHWPDIRTLAADVFAEEVDRLARVPEDVISEAAGPAELAAAYERALRDQLREILERRDVYRTLFASGSDAGFRRRLLAAQQERAEAAVTQLARAGAEVPGRASAYPAAFIAGGVVAAFEAWAVGGATGVEAAARAITAQLPGWWPR, from the coding sequence ATGTCCGGCAGCCCGCCCCGGCGCGGAAGCGCCCTCGCCGCCGACCGCGCCGAGCCGCGCGCCGTGCGGACCAGGGAACGCGTGGTGCGTGCTCTGTTCGACGCGCTGGCGGCAGCGCCCCTCGAAGAACTGACGGTCGCGAGGCTCTGCCGCGACGCGGGGGTGCACCGGGTGACGTTCTACGGGCACTGGCCCGACATCCGGACGCTGGCGGCGGATGTGTTCGCGGAGGAGGTCGACCGTCTCGCGCGGGTGCCGGAGGACGTGATCAGTGAGGCCGCGGGTCCCGCGGAGCTGGCGGCGGCGTACGAGCGGGCACTCCGCGACCAGCTCCGGGAGATCCTTGAGCGCAGGGACGTGTACCGGACGCTGTTCGCCTCCGGTTCTGACGCCGGATTCCGGCGGCGTCTGCTCGCCGCGCAGCAGGAGCGGGCCGAGGCGGCCGTCACGCAGCTCGCGCGCGCGGGGGCCGAGGTCCCCGGGCGCGCGTCGGCGTATCCGGCGGCGTTCATCGCGGGCGGGGTCGTCGCCGCGTTCGAGGCATGGGCGGTGGGCGGGGCGACCGGTGTCGAGGCGGCGGCGCGGGCGATCACCGCGCAGCTGCCCGGCTGGTGGCCGCGGTGA
- a CDS encoding SDR family NAD(P)-dependent oxidoreductase: MDLNGHRIIVTGSARGMGAATLRAYVGAGARVVGMDLDKDGGEKVAEDARRAGPGSASFMVADISDPEDVTRAFDAAARTLGGLDVLAHPAAIQRPGDAATVTPADWDMMMAVNVRGTMLVNQAAHRLMAPNKRGSIINFGSVSGLRAEPVAPAYSASKGAVHSWTRTAAGAWGADGVRVNAILPAIATPMYQEARARMTEDQLTANYWQNEQSIALGQKYGDPDRDLGPVMVFLASDASRFITGQLIPVDGGQTSVR, from the coding sequence ATGGACCTGAACGGCCACCGGATCATCGTCACGGGCAGCGCCCGCGGCATGGGCGCCGCCACACTGCGCGCCTACGTCGGCGCCGGCGCCCGGGTCGTCGGCATGGATCTCGACAAGGACGGCGGCGAGAAGGTCGCCGAGGACGCGCGCCGGGCCGGCCCCGGCTCGGCGTCCTTCATGGTCGCCGACATATCGGACCCCGAGGACGTGACACGCGCCTTCGACGCAGCGGCGCGGACACTGGGCGGGCTCGACGTCCTCGCGCACCCCGCCGCGATCCAGCGCCCCGGCGACGCCGCCACCGTCACCCCCGCCGACTGGGACATGATGATGGCCGTCAACGTGCGCGGCACGATGCTGGTGAACCAGGCGGCGCACCGGCTGATGGCTCCGAACAAGCGCGGCTCCATCATCAACTTCGGTTCGGTGTCCGGCCTGCGCGCCGAGCCCGTGGCGCCCGCCTACTCCGCCTCCAAGGGCGCGGTGCACTCCTGGACCCGGACCGCGGCGGGTGCCTGGGGCGCGGACGGCGTCCGGGTCAACGCCATCCTCCCCGCGATCGCCACGCCGATGTACCAGGAGGCGCGGGCACGCATGACCGAGGACCAGCTCACCGCGAACTACTGGCAGAATGAGCAGTCGATCGCCCTGGGCCAGAAGTACGGCGACCCGGACCGTGACCTCGGACCGGTGATGGTCTTCCTCGCCTCCGACGCCTCGCGCTTCATCACGGGACAGCTCATTCCGGTCGACGGCGGCCAGACGTCCGTACGCTGA
- a CDS encoding cellulose binding domain-containing protein, whose amino-acid sequence MRVHRYRPRVWAVAVFVAVVGLVATFFNPPSGTAAPVPAAAAAAAVEDDGADCPVPDPGPSPSTSLLPDPFTRLDGTRISDTSDWRCRRAEIRELAERTIYGQKPGRPDSVTGSVSRTGITVNVSHQGRSASFSASVDLPSGSGPFPAVIVLGGLGADTATIKASGAAVINFDPYSVGQEGTSRSNKQGAFYSVYGSSSSTGLLMAWSWGVSRIIDVIEQSDGSVLRTDAAGVTGCSRFGKGAFVAGAFDQRIDLTMPIESGTGGAPVLRGIAGESGSQPLSSAYSEQPWLGDAFSAYTGNPNALPVDTHEIVAMVAPRGLFIMENPHIDWLGARSGSVSALGGAEVYNALGAGDDITYWSAVQDGTHCAARSEWRTPLQQNIQKFLLGTGDQPGVFRIAANKSGNLSAWRNWQTPVLTDDGGGDADGDSDGDAGGDEGSAEGDSDGDAEGDADGGPGGGDGACAATYRTVNSWSGGFQGEVTISNDGATAIDGWSVGMTLASGQSITNLWNGRNTGTSGTVTVRNTAWNGTVPSGGSVTFGFVGSGSPSTAPGGMTCTSP is encoded by the coding sequence ATGCGTGTCCACCGATATCGGCCCCGGGTATGGGCGGTGGCGGTCTTCGTCGCCGTCGTCGGCCTGGTCGCCACCTTTTTCAACCCGCCCTCCGGCACGGCCGCGCCCGTCCCCGCCGCCGCGGCGGCGGCGGCCGTCGAGGACGACGGGGCCGACTGCCCGGTCCCGGACCCGGGGCCGTCGCCGTCCACCTCTCTCCTGCCCGACCCCTTCACGCGGCTGGACGGCACCCGCATCTCCGACACGTCCGACTGGCGATGCCGGCGGGCGGAGATCAGGGAACTGGCGGAGAGGACCATCTACGGGCAGAAGCCCGGCAGGCCGGACAGCGTGACGGGCAGTGTCTCCCGCACCGGCATCACCGTGAACGTGTCGCACCAGGGCAGGAGCGCGAGCTTCTCCGCGAGCGTCGACCTGCCGAGCGGCTCCGGCCCGTTCCCCGCGGTCATCGTCCTCGGCGGGCTCGGCGCGGACACCGCCACCATCAAGGCATCGGGGGCGGCCGTCATCAACTTCGATCCCTACTCGGTGGGGCAGGAGGGCACGTCCCGCAGCAACAAGCAGGGTGCCTTCTACAGCGTCTACGGCTCGTCGAGCAGCACCGGCCTGCTCATGGCCTGGTCCTGGGGCGTGAGCCGGATCATCGACGTCATCGAGCAGTCGGACGGCAGCGTGCTGCGCACCGACGCGGCGGGCGTCACGGGGTGCTCCCGGTTCGGGAAGGGCGCCTTCGTGGCCGGCGCGTTCGACCAGCGCATCGACCTCACGATGCCGATCGAGTCGGGTACCGGCGGCGCGCCCGTCCTCCGGGGCATCGCGGGGGAGAGCGGCTCGCAGCCCCTCAGCAGCGCCTACTCGGAGCAGCCGTGGCTCGGTGACGCGTTCAGCGCCTACACGGGCAACCCGAACGCCCTGCCGGTGGACACGCACGAGATCGTGGCGATGGTCGCGCCGCGTGGTCTGTTCATCATGGAGAACCCGCACATCGACTGGCTGGGCGCCCGCTCCGGAAGCGTGTCGGCGCTGGGCGGCGCCGAGGTGTACAACGCGCTCGGTGCCGGCGACGACATCACGTACTGGTCCGCCGTCCAGGACGGCACCCACTGCGCCGCCAGGTCGGAGTGGCGGACGCCGCTCCAGCAGAACATCCAGAAGTTCCTGCTGGGGACGGGCGATCAGCCCGGCGTCTTCCGGATCGCCGCGAACAAGTCGGGAAACCTGTCCGCCTGGCGGAACTGGCAGACCCCGGTGCTGACCGACGACGGCGGCGGCGACGCGGACGGCGATTCCGACGGTGACGCCGGCGGCGACGAAGGAAGCGCGGAGGGTGACTCCGACGGCGACGCGGAGGGTGATGCGGACGGTGGCCCGGGCGGCGGCGACGGTGCCTGCGCCGCCACCTACCGTACGGTCAACAGCTGGTCCGGCGGCTTCCAGGGCGAGGTGACGATCAGCAACGACGGCGCCACCGCCATCGACGGCTGGAGCGTCGGCATGACGCTGGCGTCCGGGCAGTCCATCACCAACCTCTGGAACGGCCGGAACACCGGCACCAGCGGCACCGTCACCGTGCGGAACACCGCGTGGAACGGGACCGTCCCGTCCGGCGGCAGCGTGACCTTCGGGTTCGTCGGCAGCGGCAGTCCGTCCACCGCCCCCGGCGGCATGACCTGCACGAGCCCCTGA